The Melanotaenia boesemani isolate fMelBoe1 chromosome 12, fMelBoe1.pri, whole genome shotgun sequence genome contains the following window.
tgatgggtgtagagacctttactgtgTGATACTCAaatgatgagcagttagccataggacggagagaggtaaagttccactttttagaaataagaatgcccgttccacctcctgagtgaggtgtttgggtaaattctgtattgacagaaagggcagctggtgtagctgtgttttctggacagatccaggtttcagtcagggctaggacctgaatatCTGAGAGATTTAGGCCACATCAGCAGACAGGCTATAGGTAATGACCAGGTCCAGGgcgtgtcctctgttgtgagtaggctgttacatgttgcttaaaaccaatgctgtttaaaatgtttagaaacAGTTTAACatattattgtatttaatatgtATGGTTGATAAAAATTCCGaaaactcattaataaaacagggTATATGCAGGAATTCTTGAGTTGAATTTACCACCTTTTACTACCCTTTTTACTACcttttattatagtttttacAACCTACACGACATTGAACAAGGAAGGGGGGCAAGGTAGCCATGGTACAAATTACATTTGAAAAAGGCCATaaacattcataaaaataactaaagtgtcacacactcacacaataataaacaaaacacacgtTCTCACACACTGACTAAAGTCGTTAGTTACTGTCTAAGGAACAGCTGATTTCATCATCTTCGTCACTTCTAACAATAACTTACACTGTGTATTCAAAAACTGTCCAAAGTGCACAGAGTGGTAACAATTGGTATTTATTGGTTGATGCAAATAAACAGATAACAGTTTGAACATTTCCCCCAATTAAATTTTAACAGAGGGAAGTTGTAACAGTTGTCCCTTGTAGCTAAGGAGAGAGCACCCTTCCTGACCTTGAATGCAGGTCTACAGGGTGCTAAGCGTGTGCCGTTCTACCATGATGGCAGAAGAAAGGAATGACAGTGGTGGAAAGAATAAGAGACACAGATTGTGAGAGGCACAGTCACATAAGTCTCAGCTGTGATGACTTCTCCTTAATCCTTTCTTCCAGTTGGCGgagctcttttgttttgtctttatgtctTCTACGCAGTGTGTTGGACTTTGTTATGAGTTCGGCCATTTTGGACCCAGCCTTTCCCTCAGCCTGCTCGGCCATCTTGTCTGCATCATTTTGAAGTGACTCACAGACACTGCTTAGTACCTCACGCTGGGTTCTGAGGTCCAACAGCTCCTCCTCAGCTGCCTTTCTCTTTAGAGCATGTGTGGCACtctccttcatttttctttcattctccaGGTACAGTCTATACTGAGATCTTGCAGATGAAGCAGAGGCAAGGAGCTCCTTTGTCAGAGGCACCTTTAAAACACCCCCACAACTGCTGATCTGGTCACAGACTAATCGCAGTGATTCCAGCGAGTTAGCCTGGAGGTTACATGTCTCCACCTCTTTATTGACTGAAAATCCTCTTTCAACAGTGGCTTGGCCATGAGACAGCAGAAGGAGACTCTTGCAAAACCGTAGTAAGTCAGGGTAAGGCGTGCTGAGGGTTGTGTAAAGAAACACATCAAGGCGCTCCTTCATTGGTTTGAAGGACAGGAAACGTTCAGCTCTCCCTTCCACTGAGGTCAAGGATGCAAACTGCTGCATGATAACATCACCTACAAtattgtaaaagaaattaagataTAATAATTTGCTAAATTAAAGCACATTGCTGTCTCCTTAACAGCATAATACAAAGTATAATATCACAGCTTCTCAGAGAGCCAACATGCACACAGTATTTTTTAATAACTACAAAACTGTTAACACTCCGCACACCACAGGGTAAAAAGGTAGAATAGCATCAATAAATAGCATCAATGACACCCTCAGAACTTGGCCTTCATTTGAATGGCTATCCCACTTCTACTGCCCCTacacatatatattttcttACCAGCTGGAATGCCACCTGTCAATTGCTTGCCCTGAAGAAATGTCTGCACTACACTCTTCATTTGCTTGATGCACCACTCTGGCTCTTGGTAGATTCTTGTGGGATCAAGGCATGCAATGTGCCTAACCAGAGGAAACTTTAAGGGGGATTTGTCCTGCAGTTTCCCAGCCACCTTAACAAGGCACTGCAAACATTCTCGTCTGAAGGTTAGCACAGAAAGCTCCCCTATCTTGTATCCTGGTTTGCTCTGCAGGGCCTAACAAATAAAGAACATTAACGTTCATTCACAGCAGTGATTGGCAATGATGAAACTATGACAAgttacaaattaaaaacaattcaaGCAATGTAACAAGAGTGACAATGAGGTCATCCTCATGGCTGTGGTTCCGTTTAAGCCACAGGACCAAAGGCCTGGTGGTGAAGACAACTAAAGTTAAGAAGATACACAATTGAGACAGCTACATTGCTTACCACAGAGGTGGTTAAATAATCATCAGACAATTCTTACTTTATTACATAacagtttaactttttatttgtgccaACTGCACAATACACACACGATACCGCACAAAAGTTACCTTGATTGCAGATTCAGCACCCAGGCCGATGTCCACATTTTTAAGAGAGACCCAGTTCTTCTCCTCTGACACCTGGATTTTGAGGAGCTGCAGCGAGCTACGGTCCTGTAAAAGTTCCCGTTTAACAAATCGCCGCAGAAAACCCttaaaattacaagaaaaactTTTAGTTATTAAGCCACACCTCTCAACTGATACAGATAAATCACATTCAAATTAATCAATACGTCTCTACAGTAATTACCATCAGGAGTTCTGTTAGATCTTTAGCCAAAAAGGGTAGCACAGGCTCGTCGGTCTGGTATTTGGTCATGAATGGGTTGAAGCTTCGTGCAACTGACAAGAAGAACTGGAGTTTTGGTATTATAAAATCATCAGCACGTGCTGCCAGAAGGGTGTCATATGAGGCCGTGTGGGGGTTTGGCACTTTTTTCTTCTCAACGGCATCAATGTATGTTAAAAGCATGGGCCAGATGTCGACAGCTCTCTCAGCCACAGGGACATTTTCCACCCATCTGTGGCCACAGAAAGATCGGGGAAAGGTAGAAGATCCTGTGGTGCTGGTGTAATCTTCTCTACGAGCAGGAACATTGTGGAAGATGTAATGCATGGCTCTCAACAGCTTGTCTACATGCCATGTTGTGAATCCTGCCTTCATGGCATTGTGGAGGGTGTGCAAGCCACAGCTGCCAACACTAATGAGTTGTGCATCCCCATGAAACTCATTCTGAAGGAGTTCCAGCATTTTGAAATTGACATTCAGGCCGTCCATACTGACAGACAGTAAGTGTCTCAAGTTGAGCTGTACAATACATTCCTGTGGATTGtcacaaaaaagatttaaaaataagaacTGTTATCTTAAGTTTTTGGTTATTCAAAAACTGTGCAAGACAGTATCTgccaaacattttttcctttgcaGTATTCATCTTTCAGAAATATtaaccaaatttaaattaaatttaaatgtaaattatagaCCCCTCTGTACACAACGCATGCACAGCCTTATCCAGCTTACGTAGCAATTAGTTAGCTAGCTTGATGAGGTTTGCTATTGCAACAAGCTAGTTGTCAACAGCCCAGGATGAGCTATGGCTGAAGCCCGGAGGAGTCCAAATGAGCATTTAACAACagataagacagaaaaaacaacaataaaatcacttaCTTTGATGTTTTGCAGCAAGTCCTCAGCCCTTGCGTGCCCCAGGAACTGTGACCCAAAGTATGAAGACATCACACGGTCATCTTTCCAGAAGCGTATGTGAATATCCAGTTGCTTTTGCTTTAGCGACTGGTTCATAGACTCGTCGAACATGAGTACATATGGCCCTGCATCATTGACGCTTTTGATAAgcacctttttaaaatgtggcGCAATGCCGAATCCAATGACGTAAGCAGTCTTATCCTTGCCACATGTGAAACTTTTGGCAATATCGGAATCAGTGAACATATTTTTGAATAGTTCCCCAATACCGTCATTTGAATTGTAGGAGTGATGGTTGGCTGCGGTGTTCAGGCACCAGAGAACCTCAGCTCTAAGAGCTGACGTTGGAGACAGGAAGGACTGCTGTGGGGCTGCTGCAGCGGTCGTGGTCCTAGTGGCAGTGAATTGCTGCTGAGGTGGTGTACTGGTCCCTGTAGCATCACAGAATAAGAAAATGGGCTGCTGTTCCCCTCGCGCGCGAATCCGCTGCTGGTGACTGGCGGATTGTCCGTGGGATTTGATGGCGGTAATGCCGTTCCATGttagattgattttttttttgcacaaactGCAAAATGCTTCCCGGTCATTCCCCATGACCGGTTTAAGCCAGCCTTTGAATGATGGATAATCAAGCCATGTTTGTGAAAACTTACATTTTCCCATTTTCACACCGATAGCCAACTCAGGTCTGATTTGAGGCCAGAGAGATAGAGGCAAAAGACAACAAATGTCGTCAGCGTCACTGATTGGCTATCAGCTCTGGCTCGATCAGGTCCTGCTAGCGCCtataacatatattttttaattagattaaattaaaacgTGAACATCCAAATATTTAGCATTAAACGGGAAACTCATAATATATTGAGGCAGTGATGAAAAATTTACTACCAAGTCAGTTTATGCATGTTTCCTTTACTACCTTTTAAGGGCCTTAATTTCGGCTGATTTTATTTACTACCTTTTACTACCTTTTACCACTGCGCGGACACCCTGTAAAACAGGATGGAGGGTAAGGTGGTCTGTAAATTGTACTGGATAAAAAAGGCgggttgttaaaaacaaatgagtgaTGCTCAAATGAAGAATAGTTTGTCAATGAGATTATTTGTGCTGATAATGACTGTTGGGCAATCGAAGCTGTTCCACTGCCTTTTTTACCTcccctgatagaaaataaaaaatttaaatttgggGGAGATGCTTCGGTGAGGATTACTGAAGCATCAGTTCTGAgccaagtttcagttaaaaagagacagtcaatATTAtcatctaaaatcagatcattgaTAATAAAAGGTTTGTTTGGCAGTGATCTGATGTTTAAAAGAACCATGTTAAATGTTGCCGGAAAGTTCGGTTGTGAAGTTGTGGATAtgtgttctgtactgggaacTGTATGTGTGACAGACATCTGACGGTAAAAGTATGTGGATGTGGACGGACATGTCTGTATTGTCTGCTGATGATGTGTACTGGTATGTTATGTATCAGAGAGTAAGTTTTAACTGGGGGAGGTGTATACTGGCTGGACTGTCAATCTGAAAAAGCTTTGCAGGACTGGAGGGTAAGATCAATGTTCATGGAGAGAAGATGAGAACCTGTATGATTTGGGTGTAAGCCATCTGACTTGAAAAGGTATGGTCTATTGTAGAATGTGGTGAAGTTGTCGATGTATGGGATGTTGAAGGATTAACAGTAACCTTTTAACCAGATGTGAAGCTGTCGGATGCAGCTGAACTTGATGTCTCCATAATGGGGTGAAAGTAGTGGACCGGAAatgatgcagtgtttatttaactgtttgatATTGTCAGTGCTGTAGATAAAAATCCATCTTTAGTGTCTCTGACTGCTGGAACTTAAGATCATTTGTGCCTGCATGTATAACTATGGTGGAAGCTGAGGGGTGATGATGAGAAAGTTGGTGGGCGGAGTAGCTAATGTCAGTGAGTACTGCACCTGAGTGGCAGGATGTGCTGCACCCTGTTCACGTGGACATGACTGAGAGTAGAATCCCCCACTATGAGCACACGAGGGCCAGCACCAGGTGCCAGTAGTCTCTGGGTAGCGGTAGGGCGGCCTACCGCATCAGAGCACAATGCGCTGGTCTTCGCGGTGGCGGGAAGAGAGACCTCGGCTCCTGCAGCAGTGGACGCAGGAGAAAAGAGGGAGGATCCAGCTCGAGCAGCGACACACTCCCCACCGAGACCGAGTCTTGGCGTGTCTCTTCACAACGGCTTTCAGAAGCTTTCGACGCTTCAAGGAGCCCTGGGATGACCGTCGGGTGCGGGTCGCCTTGGTCCAAACCGGCTTTCAGGCTATCTAAGACCAGTGTTAATATGCTGGTCCAAATGTTgccccagaaaaaaaaaaaaaaaaaaacacatggttGGAGCCATGAGGTTGAGGTCCTGGTCAACATTTACTGGCTTGCCTGTGGGGCCTCTACAGTGCAACTGCAGAAAATTTTGCTACGGCAACTGTCTCCAGGATTGTTGTGGAGGAAATGAAGACCATCCTCCACACAGTGATTCTTTTTCATCAAGAAGAAGAGCTGGAAGAGGTGGAAGCAGGATTTGCACACCTTGCTGGTCATGAGGGTTTCCACCATGCTTTTGGTGCCATTGATGTATGTCACATCTTCCTCAATTCTTCCTCCTGCAGAGTCACAGAAGAAAAGTtacatcaacagaaaaaaatttgtCCCTCGATGAAAATGCAGTGCATGTGTGATGCCAAGGGAGCCTTCCTGGATGTGTACATTGGCAACCCAGGCTCAGTGCATGATGCGCTTGTTCTACAACGATTGCCCATGCTACAAGCAGGCCCTTTATCCTCCATCTGGGTTCTTTCTGTTGGGAGATGATGGATACCCCAGCTGGATGGATACCttaagttaaaaatatatatattgttgtgTAAAAGTTATTAAAGTCCACGTTACCTGAAACAGAGTATTTTTTTCAACAGAACTTACAGTTATGAGCTTTCTCCTCCACCATCTTTCTGTTTGTGCCACTGTGCATTCTGGGATAGCAGGCTGCTCAAAGTCTGCACAAGTCACCTCTGATGCATCCTTGATAAAATGGGTGGGGCAAGTACAGATCTGGGAAGCATACCTATCTCGATGCATCCTTTTAGTACATAAGCCTCAACTGATAACATTTCACAAGTACACAAGAGCCCTCATACAGACAAGTATGCAAATTGAAAGACAGCCCAGGTCTTGCTCTCTAAAACTAAGACTGAAGGTCTCTCTCAATTAATtgagaaaattttaaacttTGGCTTTCACTAAACCAAATACATAATTGGAAATGTCTTTATCTGGAGAACAACATATGTGGTATGAATACTCTACGTGGCTCCTTTTTTGAAAAGTGACCTTTGAACCTTGACCTCAGTGCATATTTGAAGGCTCATGATTTAAGAACAAAGCGGGCTGAAGACATGGGAACAACTGTTATAGAGCCTGAGCTGTTGTCTAATACTTCATGTGCTATACCTACCTACTGCCGGCactgtcaaataaaatatatttacaccCATTTAACAATTCTGACACAATTATActatattttatatacaaaaCTTTTATATTATGTAAGAAATAGAACACCCTATAGCAGTGCCATACAGCGGAAAACAAATCAGCACCAtggttggtgttttttcagttttcagaatGGCTCTTAAAATGGGGTTATGAAAATATATATTGGTTTTGTGATAAAAGGTAAATATGGTTTATTTGAGATATATAATCTTTCATTAAATAAAGTGAGTGTGGCCTGGtacatatattttttgtcatatatatatatatatatatatatatatatatactttttaattttttttttttcaatttttttttcagtcataaAAGGGTCATAAAATCAACTGCTTGCTTCATATTTCAAATATAATTTACAGCCAAACTGGTTGTTATTCAGTAACTAAATGAGTTATAGTGGTAAAAAGTAAGTAATTGGGTTTAATTTTAGATATTGCAGCTAAACGTTCTAAACGTTCTGTAAATTAATACTTTAACATGATTTCTATGATTGACAGCAGGACAAGCCAATAGGaagaggaagtaaaaaaaataaaaacaaataaaaaacaacaacaaaaaataaaaactcccaGAAGAGCCTGAAGCAAGGAGAggtttattttaacacaatatAGCATCATATATCTTGCTGATTATGACTGTTAAGTTATACTTTATTATGGGAGGAGTGATTACATctgattaggatgcctcctggaggTGTCCCTAGTGAGGTGTTTTGGACACGTCCAACTGGGAGGAGGGTCTGGGCAAGATCCAGAATAGGCTAGAGGGACTGGCATGGGAATGCTTCAAAACCACCCCGGACAAACTGGGAGAAATGGCCATTCGAGCAGAAAGAATTGTCCAAATGAGCTGGAATGAAAAGTGGCCCTGGAAAAGGAAAGGTCTGCCGCCTGCACAACCCAAACCTGGATAAGCGAAAGAAAGGATGAACGAATATGCTGGCCACACAggtatacttcgaacactacatttaatgtgcttagtgcgctgacacagaaatttaagtaaaaacttGGCCAAAAATCTAGCGcaaaacgatggacactacacgcactaaacggatgCCATCTTGCTGatgtagcggaaggggagggactttcaaccagtttttcagagctgaataatggcagccaccgactcagcggtacagATGCAGGCGGAGGCTATTTTCTACTggtgtaagtatgaagatatttgatcaaaattctaatataaactgcagcatgcttcttttctcttctattcctgatgacagttatggatctgatcatttgttggaggctgcagtagagttagcaacgtaaatgttagcagttttatagccgatttcccGGCTGTAGATGGGCTCTAAGTGTTAAAAATTATTCATGCTATAGGTTCCgaatgtttattcatgattgttgaacctccagattaagcactgcggggtctctggcgtaaatgaaatggtccttgatctgaaaactgattaggaaacaccgctggttagagaaccggcccgtttcaatggtaccgctgacgaagccgtacctgattgtacatcactttagataagcgtctgcaaagtacccataaagtacatatatataataatgtttgcttttatataaactgccattgtgtgttcactgtaggtcactgtggcatcaaactaccgagccagcagtggcactgaggcatttaccacctgcagtctaggacgctgctgtggagataAGGAggtggcaagagagaaatgatttaataaaacttttaaataaaatgttttctgcatccctgttttagcgtcttcattactgcatttcatattttaaatgatggtttctagtataatcggtttcctgttgccagacgtgaacggtatcagtgtaaacaccaatgaaaacagatttataatgtaacatactttaattcagtgaagatatctttgcatatttaaaagctgttttattagtgttttaaattgcactctatactaacaggtatgggggagacatgcaatgACACATGaatgtgtgctgatggtttctattgttatctactaagatagattaatacagtggaggccaccgtttttgttttacaaatgaggccttttaaaaggcatttaatagcataaaagtatgatgacatgcaaacacgtataattttggattttggaagaacttggacggattgtcctaaaaaaatatattaacagagcggcactgctattaggcagcatgtaggagggtcatacaccttaaaataaataagcatacgttctaattcatgtgcagccCGAGGAGGATCCTGCGTTGGATGCGACAaggtttacaggtggggttaagtaaggagtaaacaaagtaaaatcaagagttgtAAATTAATTCTTTTAATTAAGGCAGCAGAAGAATCACCGTCAAAAGCTGGTatgtcactaccggtaagtgcaaaacgttagtgctcaatttggatcagcacttacccatgatagtgtgcactacagaaggtagtgcttagtgcgcactacacactaccttccagtgcactcatttGAGTGTGCGGTTTCAGACACACTCTGGGTCTTTGATAGCTTGCCATCACTCTCCAAAAGCAGGCACCTGGCCTGTATCAAATAAAGAGGAGCAGTGAAAATCATGGGATAAATGATTAGCTACTTTTAACCTTAGTTTATCCCATTTGTACTTATTCAATTCATATAAACTCAAGTATATATCTTAAATTGAGAATACAATCCAAATATTAAACCCATTAACTACAATAGAAACAGATCGAAACTGTTAATACATTTTCCCAATAACACTGATGGGAAAATATATTCCCACGTATGACAATTATGTTATACAGTGTGGATGCTGACCATATGTGATATCTATTTACCTCTACCATGCTAAGTGAAAGCTCTAAGATTTAAACTAAATCCCTTTCATAAGCTGTAGAAAGACAGCACAGATCCTCCAACGCTCCCACAAACGTGACATTCTGACTTCTCAACTAGTGCTTGCATCAAACTAGCGTTCTTTTCATTTGAGCTAATTCCCCTCAAAAGCTGCAAACAAAGAAAGCGAAACAAAAATCATTCAGTGGAAAACATATCAAGGACTAATCCTAATAGTACCTTAATCAGACTAGCCTTCTTTGTGAATCAAACAGGTCCTAACCTTTCTGCGGGTCCACTGACTCAGAAAATAATAATCAGAGTTGTGGCAAACAAAGTTTAACTCACAAAATGACTCTCTCTGCCAGGTGCATGAATGGGCTCAATGCTATCGTTAGTTGACTGGCATTGCTATTCAACTAATGTTTGAATGTCTTCATGAATTGCTCAAAAGCATTTCCAATTTAACATATACTTCTCACTACATCTGCAACTCATATTAGTCATTCAACCCTGTCTACTTAAGAGCCATGGATGCCTGATAAGTGTAAACATTGGGAGAGGCATGTGGAGAATA
Protein-coding sequences here:
- the LOC121650073 gene encoding uncharacterized protein LOC121650073 codes for the protein MKSVVQTFLQGKQLTGGIPAGDVIMQQFASLTSVEGRAERFLSFKPMKERLDVFLYTTLSTPYPDLLRFCKSLLLLSHGQATVERGFSVNKEVETCNLQANSLESLRLVCDQISSCGGVLKVPLTKELLASASSARSQYRLYLENERKMKESATHALKRKAAEEELLDLRTQREVLSSVCESLQNDADKMAEQAEGKAGSKMAELITKSNTLRRRHKDKTKELRQLEERIKEKSSQLRLM